A stretch of the Capsicum annuum cultivar UCD-10X-F1 chromosome 10, UCD10Xv1.1, whole genome shotgun sequence genome encodes the following:
- the LOC124885282 gene encoding uncharacterized protein LOC124885282, with amino-acid sequence MNAIDSAFRGYKSRLKKKQYYAYPNDEIRMANRPKTVPEPVFADFLLYWNSKEAKDKSDDNKQNKKIWKYPHTVGKISFVLIREEKNKENSGVVSNKEFFVDTRKRKSGRVYKDSSEDITNKIVEMERAETQESEDGSQSVDAFTTVMGLDHPG; translated from the exons ATGAATGCAATTGATTCTGCTTTTAGAGGGTACAAGTCCAGGTTAAAGAAAAAACAGTATTATGCCTACCCCAATGATGAAATTCGAATGGCAAATAGGCCTAAAACTGTTCCAGAACCTGTATTTGCTGATTTTCTTCTGTATTGGAACTCCAAAGAAGCTAAG GATAAGTCTGATGATAACAAacagaataaaaaaatatggaagtATCCTCACACTGTTGGAAAAATAAGTTTTGTTCTAATCCGCGAG gaaaaaaataaggaaaattcaGGTGTTGTGTCAAACAAGGAATTCTTTGTTGATACTAGAAAAAGAAAATCTGGACGAGTCTACAAGGATTCATCTGAAGATATTACAAATAAAATA GTTGAAATGGAGAGAGCAGAAACTCAAGAAAGTGAAGATGGTAGTCAATCAGTTGATGCATTCACAACAGTTATGGGTCTTGATCATCCGGGATGA